The following are encoded in a window of Peromyscus maniculatus bairdii isolate BWxNUB_F1_BW_parent chromosome X, HU_Pman_BW_mat_3.1, whole genome shotgun sequence genomic DNA:
- the LOC102913332 gene encoding transcription factor SPT20 homolog, whose amino-acid sequence MERNVEAALERADDIIESVQQQPPPARPASNGEKSLQEKLYDIYVEECEKEPEAEGLRSNVNLLEKLMKREALPCLVVNLYPENQGYSLMLKDKHGALIEPLPVSYVGQKLLEYLDAEALPSFLIDVLEKSPVNVFHHGCVVAEIRDFRQCASIYPPEEPGPEPAASSTEPSLAYQTRHILLRPTMQTLVSDVESITTSDNRQWTQEEKLELESQLLLATAEPLCLDPSVAVTCTTNRLLFNDQKRNTDPMKQSFKRQEWLYRELEGDRYIRTSPPDVATMIACRKRAERKPGDYDMKIAEAAKCVDMWKQRPCELVAPSEVDVQKYAKGKPSASHSDSASTTWPASEGFSVCNSSCPGTSSIDQSDLEVTEILLPLPPQCWN is encoded by the exons ATGGAGCGGAATGTAGAGGCGGCTTTGGAGCGGGCAGATGATATTATTGAGTCTGTCCAGCAGCAGCCCCCTCCAGCGAGACCCGCGTCTAACGGGGAGAAATCTCTTCAGGAGAAACTGTATGACATTTATGTTGAGGAATGTGAAAaagagcctgaggcagagggCCTTCGAAGCAATGTCAACTTGCTAGAGAAGCTGATGAAGAGAGAGGCGTTGCCATGCTTAGTGGTCAACCTGTACCCCGAAAATCAGGGCTATTCTCTCATGCTCAAGGACAAACATGGAGCCCTTATAGAGCCCCTTCCAGTGTCTTATGTAGGACAGAAACTGCTTGAATATTTGGATGCTGAAGCGTTACCTTCTTTTCTGATTGATGTCCTGGAAAAGTCTCCTGTGAATGTTTTTCACCATGGGTGCGTCGTAGCAGAAATCCGAGACTTCAGGCAGTGCGCTAGCATCTACCCTCCTGAGGAGCCTGGTCCGGAGCCTGCTGCGTCGTCTACTGAGCCCTCTCTTGCTTACCAAACTCGGCATATTCTCTTACGTCCAACCATGCAGACTCTAGTGAGTGACGTAGAGTCCATAACAACAAGTGATAACCGTCAGTGGACCCAGGAAGAGAAACTTGAGCTTGAGAGCCAACTGCTCTTAGCTACAGCAGAGCCGCTGTGTCTGGATCCGTCTGTTGCTGTAACCTGCACGACCAACAGACTGCTGTTTAATGACCAGAAGAGGAACACTGACCCCATGAAACAAAGCTTCAAGAGGCAGGAGTGGCTCTATCGAGAACTGGAGGGAGATAGGTACATACGTACAAGTCCTCCTGATGTTGCCACAATGATTGCGTGCAGAAAACGAGCAGAGAGAAAACCAGGTGACTATGACATGAAGATTGCTGAAGCAGCCAAGTGTGTAGATATGTGGAAGCAGAGACCCTGTGAATTGGTGGCCCCGTCAGAGGTGGACGTGCAGAAATATGCTAAAGGAAAGCCGTCCGCGTCCCACAGTGACTCAGCATCAACAACCTGGCCAGCTTCGGAG ggtttctccgtgtgtaactctagctgtcctggaacttcttcTATAGATCAGAGTGATCTTGaagtcacagaaatcctcctgcctctacctcctcaatgttggaattaa